The window AGAAAGCCTCAATAAACTCCTTGGTAGCAAAGGTGGCTACCTGAGCCAGTTGCTCTTGGCTCATGTTCTGCAACTGTAGATGTCCTGGCTCCAGTTTCTGTAGCAGGACTAGGGCCTCCCATACCTGCTGGGCCAGGGTAGGGACTGAAGTCAAAGAAGCCCCATTCTGCCTTCGGAAGTTACTCCGGAACACCGGATCTCCATTCACCCCAGCTCCATAGTACTCTCTCAGCAGGTGGCTGAGGGGTGGGTGGGGCGTAGGGATTTGGCTCAAGTGGTTCCCAAGGAGAGCTCCATCCAAGGCACCATTGAGGAAAGCCATGGTGAGCCTGGACGCCTTGGGGTCCAATAGTGTGAAGACCCTGGGGGCAGAAAGCTGGTCCCAGCAACCTTCAGTTCCCAGGCCTGGAGGACTCCAAGTCTGGGACCTGTGGAGGAAGGTCAGACCTAAATCACCAGCCAAGGTGACTGCCAGGAGTCTGTCCATAGTGGTGGGAATCTTGGCTTTGTCATTTGGTAAAGTGGCTTCAACATCTGGAGAAGAGGCATTTGTAAAAGCATCCATGAGTCCTGGCCAGGTGGCTCCAATATTGGTCGAGGTGTTTCCAGCATCACAGGGGACGGCCTGGCAATCTGAAGGTAAGTTAGCAACACTGTGCCCCTGTAGACTGGCCTCTAGCCCAACCAGCAGAGGCTTCACGGCTACAGTGGAGCCATCAGGGGCCAGCACCACTCCATATTCCTGCCCATCCTGTACGTCATGTTGGGCCACCTCAGAAATCAGGGCTTGAAGCTCTGGGCTGAGTGAGTGAGGATCTGGCTCTGTAGTGTTGTGGCTTGGTGCCTTCAGCAGCAGGTGTTGGTGAAGGGAATTGTGGGTGCTGGAGTTCTTGGCTGACAGAATCCATGCAGAGGCAGTGATGCTGGCCTCAGTCACCAGTACCTTTTGCTCAAGTTCAGCAAGGGCCTGGATGATGGAGTCCATGACCAGGGGCAAGGAGGAGGCtgcaggaagaaagaatgagTCAGTCCAGCCATCCAGCTTCGATTGTTCTGGAATGTTCCTCTATTCAGGTCATATTTCCCTAGTGTTCCTAGCTCTTCACCTGACACCACTGTGACCAGCACTATCATTGTgtagaagaagaaactgaggcacccAGACTGTTGCCTGTTGATTAAGCAGATAGGACTGTCTGGGGAGCTGTGGTAAGACTATGAACAGGAGAGAGGCCT is drawn from Mastomys coucha isolate ucsf_1 unplaced genomic scaffold, UCSF_Mcou_1 pScaffold4, whole genome shotgun sequence and contains these coding sequences:
- the Pglyrp2 gene encoding N-acetylmuramoyl-L-alanine amidase — protein: MKAWGVLWTVLGLLLWPEPGTASSLPLVMDSIIQALAELEQKVLVTEASITASAWILSAKNSSTHNSLHQHLLLKAPSHNTTEPDPHSLSPELQALISEVAQHDVQDGQEYGVVLAPDGSTVAVKPLLVGLEASLQGHSVANLPSDCQAVPCDAGNTSTNIGATWPGLMDAFTNASSPDVEATLPNDKAKIPTTMDRLLAVTLAGDLGLTFLHRSQTWSPPGLGTEGCWDQLSAPRVFTLLDPKASRLTMAFLNGALDGALLGNHLSQIPTPHPPLSHLLREYYGAGVNGDPVFRSNFRRQNGASLTSVPTLAQQVWEALVLLQKLEPGHLQLQNMSQEQLAQVATFATKEFIEAFLGCPAIHPRCRWGAAPYRGHPTPLQLPLGFLYVHHTYVPAPPCTTFQSCAADMRSMQRFHQDVRHWDDIGYSFVVGSDGYVYQGRGWHWVGAHTRGHNSLGFGVAFVGNYTGTLPSDAALNTARDVLPSCAIRAGLLRPDYKLLGHRQLGHTDCPGNALFNLLRTWPHFTVVEN